A portion of the Staphylococcus felis genome contains these proteins:
- a CDS encoding SHOCT-like domain-containing protein — translation MNQGSVKVLELLQEGKISVEEAVTLLDAMNTNRGSSESEGTDQFQQKQSKQSSQQQGHQSNQERTSEIEDVVYQTLRDVSDNLRKGFKIDGVNEDTRENKDPFTEIEKTIRALRDQLYKNMK, via the coding sequence ATGAACCAAGGCAGTGTTAAAGTTTTAGAATTATTACAAGAAGGTAAGATTTCAGTAGAAGAAGCGGTTACGTTACTTGATGCAATGAATACGAATAGAGGGTCAAGTGAATCAGAAGGTACGGATCAGTTTCAACAAAAACAATCGAAACAAAGTAGTCAGCAACAAGGTCATCAATCTAACCAAGAACGTACGTCAGAAATTGAAGATGTTGTCTATCAAACATTGCGTGATGTCTCAGACAACTTGCGAAAAGGGTTCAAAATTGATGGAGTGAATGAGGATACACGTGAAAATAAAGATCCATTCACAGAAATTGAAAAGACAATTAGAGCGTTAAGAGATCAATTATACAAAAATATGAAATAG
- the secA gene encoding preprotein translocase subunit SecA, with product MSFLTKLIDGNKKEVKRLSKLADKVIALEEDMSILTDDEIKEKTKSFQNEVQEIENIKKQEEKLEKILPEAFALVREAAKRVFNMTPYKVQIMGGIAIHRGDIAEMRTGEGKTLTATMPTYLNALTGRGVHVITVNEYLSTVQSEEMAELYNFLGLSVGLNLNSLKTEQKRDAYARDITYSTNNELGFDYLRDNMVNFKEDRVMKPLNFAIIDEVDSILIDEARTPLIISGEAEKSTSLYTQANVFAKMLKADDDYNYDVQTKSIQLTEQGIDKAERMFKIDNLYDIKHVDIIHHINLALRAQYSMQRDIDYMVSDGEILIVDQFTGRTMPGRRFSEGLHQAIEAKEGVKIQNESKTMASITFQNFFRMYNKLAGMTGTAKTEEEEFRNIYNMTVTQIPTNRPVQRVDRSDLIYVSQKGKFDAVVEEVIEKHRKGQPVLLGTVAVETSEYISNLLKKRGIRHSVLNAKNHEKEAEIVSGAGQKGAVTIATNMAGRGTDIKLGEGVEELGGLAVIGTERHESRRIDDQLRGRSGRQGDKGDSRFYLSLQDDLMVRFGSERMQAMMNRLGMDDSTPIESKMVSRAVESAQKRVEGNNFDARKRILEYDEVLRKQREIMYEERNRIIDDENSSDLVKQMMQSTLERTIDNYVNEDDDNPDYEPLIHQVEDIFLHEGELDISDIKGKDREDIYDVIWTKIEETYQKQQAQLEERMPEFERMILLRSIDAHWTSHIDTMDQLRQGIHLRSYGQQNPLRDYQNEGHQLFDVMMQSIEEDVSKYVLKSVITVDDTIEREKTKELEGKHVSANDGKEKVKPQPIVKENEVGRNGQCPCGSGKKYKNCHGK from the coding sequence ATGAGTTTTTTAACTAAACTAATTGACGGTAATAAAAAAGAAGTCAAACGTTTAAGTAAATTAGCAGATAAAGTAATTGCATTAGAAGAAGATATGTCAATTTTGACTGACGATGAAATTAAAGAAAAAACAAAATCATTTCAAAATGAAGTACAAGAAATTGAAAATATAAAAAAGCAAGAAGAAAAATTAGAGAAAATATTACCCGAGGCTTTTGCGTTAGTCCGTGAGGCGGCAAAACGTGTATTTAACATGACACCATATAAAGTTCAAATTATGGGGGGTATCGCGATTCATAGAGGCGATATAGCCGAGATGAGAACAGGTGAAGGGAAAACATTAACAGCAACGATGCCAACATATTTAAATGCATTAACAGGTCGCGGTGTACATGTTATTACAGTCAACGAATATCTGTCTACTGTTCAAAGTGAAGAAATGGCAGAACTATATAATTTTCTAGGCCTGTCAGTTGGTTTGAATTTAAATAGCTTAAAAACAGAACAAAAGCGTGATGCCTATGCACGTGATATTACGTACAGTACTAACAATGAGCTTGGGTTCGATTATTTACGAGATAATATGGTGAACTTTAAAGAAGATCGTGTTATGAAGCCTCTTAATTTTGCAATTATTGATGAGGTTGACTCAATTTTAATTGATGAAGCACGTACACCATTGATTATTTCTGGTGAAGCTGAGAAATCAACATCACTCTACACACAAGCAAATGTATTTGCAAAAATGCTTAAAGCTGATGATGACTATAATTATGATGTTCAAACTAAAAGTATTCAATTAACAGAACAAGGTATCGATAAAGCAGAACGTATGTTTAAAATTGATAATCTTTACGATATTAAACATGTAGACATTATTCATCATATCAATTTAGCTTTACGTGCTCAATATTCGATGCAAAGAGATATCGATTACATGGTTTCTGATGGAGAAATACTGATTGTCGACCAATTTACAGGTCGTACAATGCCGGGACGTCGCTTTTCAGAAGGATTGCATCAAGCAATTGAAGCAAAAGAAGGTGTCAAAATTCAAAATGAGTCTAAAACAATGGCATCTATTACCTTCCAAAACTTTTTTAGAATGTACAATAAACTAGCAGGTATGACAGGTACAGCCAAAACCGAAGAAGAAGAGTTTCGTAACATTTATAATATGACTGTTACTCAAATTCCTACAAATAGACCGGTTCAACGTGTAGACCGTTCGGATTTAATTTATGTCAGTCAAAAAGGGAAATTTGATGCAGTAGTTGAAGAAGTAATCGAAAAACATCGCAAAGGCCAACCTGTACTATTAGGGACAGTAGCAGTGGAAACTTCTGAATATATTTCTAATTTACTCAAAAAACGCGGTATTAGACATAGTGTTTTAAATGCGAAAAACCATGAGAAAGAAGCTGAAATTGTATCAGGAGCAGGTCAAAAAGGTGCTGTAACCATTGCAACTAACATGGCAGGTCGAGGTACAGACATTAAGCTTGGAGAAGGTGTTGAAGAGCTAGGTGGATTAGCAGTTATTGGTACAGAACGTCATGAATCAAGACGTATTGATGATCAATTGCGTGGTCGTTCAGGTCGTCAAGGTGATAAAGGTGATAGTCGATTCTATTTATCATTACAAGATGATTTGATGGTTCGATTTGGCTCAGAACGAATGCAAGCTATGATGAATCGCTTAGGTATGGATGACTCCACACCCATTGAATCTAAAATGGTATCTCGTGCAGTTGAGTCAGCACAAAAACGTGTTGAAGGGAATAACTTTGATGCACGTAAGCGCATTTTAGAATATGACGAAGTATTGCGTAAGCAGCGTGAAATTATGTATGAAGAGCGTAATCGTATCATTGATGATGAAAATAGTTCGGATTTAGTGAAACAGATGATGCAATCCACGCTTGAACGAACGATTGACAATTATGTCAATGAAGATGATGATAATCCTGATTACGAACCACTTATTCATCAAGTTGAGGATATTTTCTTACATGAAGGTGAACTTGATATTTCTGATATTAAGGGCAAAGACCGTGAAGACATTTATGATGTCATCTGGACTAAAATAGAAGAAACGTATCAAAAACAACAAGCGCAACTTGAAGAGCGTATGCCTGAATTTGAACGAATGATTTTATTGCGTTCAATTGATGCACATTGGACATCTCATATCGATACAATGGATCAATTACGTCAGGGTATTCATTTACGTTCTTATGGTCAACAAAATCCACTACGCGATTATCAAAATGAAGGGCATCAATTATTTGATGTTATGATGCAAAGCATTGAAGAAGATGTAAGTAAGTATGTTTTAAAATCAGTAATCACAGTAGATGATACAATTGAACGAGAAAAAACAAAAGAATTAGAAGGCAAACATGTGTCAGCAAATGATGGCAAAGAAAAGGTCAAGCCACAGCCTATCGTTAAAGAGAATGAGGTAGGACGCAATGGCCAATGTCCGTGTGGCAGCGGCAAAAAATACAAGAACTGCCACGGCAAATAA
- the uvrA gene encoding excinuclease ABC subunit UvrA: protein MREPSIVVKGARAHNLKNVDIELPKNKLIVMTGLSGSGKSSLAFDTIYAEGQRRYVESLSAYARQFLGQMDKPDVDTIEGLSPAISIDQKTTSKNPRSTVATVTEIYDYIRLLYARIGKPYCPNHGIEIQSQTVQQMSDRILELEERTKIQLLAPVVSHRKGTHEKLLDDMSKKGYVRVRVDGDIVDITAVPELDKNKNHTIEVVVDRLVVKPGIESRLADSIETVLELSEGRLLVDVIGGEPLEFSEKHACPICGFSIGELEPRMFSFNSPFGACPTCDGLGQKLTADLELIVPDKHKTLNEGAIVPWEPTSSDFYPTLLKRVCEVYKINMDKPFNKLTERQRNIILYGSGDKEITFTFESKNGQNRTRAMPFEGVIPNIERRFHESPSEYVREMMQKYMAEQPCETCHGKRLSKEALSVYIGDQNIGDIVEKSIHEALTYYQNLELSEQDAQIAELILREIIERLSFLNNVGLDYLTLNRSSGTLSGGEAQRIRLATQIGSRLTGVLYVLDEPSIGLHQRDNDRLIHTMKEMRDLGNTLIVVEHDEDTMIAADYLVDVGPGAGEHGGQIVASGTPKQVMRKKKSLTGQYLSGQKFIEVPEHRRELTDRKISIKGARSNNLKNIDVDIPLSVMNVVTGVSGSGKSSLVNEVLFKSLAKKINKSKVKPGAHDAIEGVEEIDKIIDIDQSPIGRTPRSNPATYTGVFDDIRDVFASTNEAKVRGYQKGRFSFNVKGGRCEACKGDGIIKIEMHFLPDVYVPCEVCHGKRYNRETLEVTYKGKNIADILEMTVEDATRFFENIPKIKRKLQTLVDVGLGYITLGQPATTLSGGEAQRVKLASELHKRSTGRSIYILDEPTTGLHVDDINKLLKVINKLVDNGDTVVIIEHNLDVIKTADHLIDLGPEGGEGGGTIIATGTPEAIARHESSYTGRYLKAILERDQKRMEAQK, encoded by the coding sequence ATGAGAGAACCGTCTATTGTGGTAAAAGGGGCACGCGCCCATAATTTGAAAAATGTAGATATTGAATTGCCAAAAAACAAATTGATTGTGATGACTGGATTATCGGGTTCTGGTAAATCATCGCTAGCGTTTGATACGATTTATGCGGAAGGACAGCGCCGATACGTTGAGTCTCTCAGTGCATATGCACGTCAATTTTTAGGCCAAATGGATAAGCCTGATGTTGATACAATTGAAGGCCTTTCTCCTGCAATATCCATTGATCAAAAGACCACAAGTAAGAATCCGAGATCGACAGTGGCAACGGTGACAGAAATATATGATTATATTCGCTTGCTTTATGCACGTATCGGCAAACCATACTGTCCAAATCATGGCATTGAAATTCAATCACAAACAGTACAACAAATGTCAGATCGCATACTAGAATTAGAAGAACGTACTAAAATTCAATTGCTTGCCCCGGTTGTGAGTCATCGTAAAGGAACACATGAAAAACTATTGGATGATATGAGTAAAAAAGGGTATGTACGTGTACGTGTAGATGGCGATATTGTAGATATTACAGCGGTGCCTGAACTTGATAAAAATAAAAACCATACTATTGAAGTAGTGGTTGATCGTCTTGTTGTCAAACCAGGGATAGAATCGAGGTTAGCAGATTCAATTGAAACGGTTCTTGAATTATCTGAAGGACGCTTACTTGTCGATGTAATAGGTGGTGAGCCATTAGAGTTTTCTGAAAAGCATGCTTGTCCTATATGTGGTTTTTCGATAGGTGAGTTAGAACCGAGAATGTTCAGTTTCAATAGTCCTTTTGGTGCATGTCCGACATGTGACGGCTTAGGTCAAAAATTAACAGCTGACTTAGAATTAATTGTACCTGATAAACATAAAACATTGAATGAGGGGGCAATTGTACCATGGGAGCCGACAAGCTCTGATTTTTATCCGACATTATTAAAACGTGTATGTGAAGTGTATAAAATTAATATGGATAAACCTTTTAATAAGTTAACAGAACGACAAAGAAATATTATTTTATATGGTTCTGGTGATAAAGAAATCACATTTACGTTTGAGTCCAAAAATGGACAAAATCGAACACGTGCGATGCCGTTTGAGGGTGTCATCCCAAATATTGAACGTCGCTTTCATGAATCACCATCTGAATATGTCCGTGAAATGATGCAAAAATATATGGCTGAACAGCCATGTGAAACGTGTCATGGTAAACGATTAAGTAAAGAGGCGTTGTCGGTTTATATCGGTGATCAAAATATTGGTGACATTGTTGAAAAGTCGATTCATGAAGCATTGACTTATTATCAAAATCTAGAGTTGTCTGAACAAGATGCGCAAATTGCAGAATTGATTTTGCGAGAAATTATTGAAAGACTTTCATTTTTAAATAATGTAGGACTAGATTATTTAACATTAAACCGTTCATCTGGAACTTTATCAGGTGGTGAAGCGCAGCGCATTCGATTAGCGACACAAATTGGATCACGCTTGACCGGTGTTTTATATGTTTTGGATGAGCCATCGATAGGACTTCATCAAAGGGATAACGATCGTTTGATTCATACGATGAAAGAAATGCGCGATTTAGGAAATACACTCATTGTTGTTGAACATGATGAAGATACGATGATTGCAGCAGATTATTTAGTTGACGTTGGTCCAGGCGCTGGGGAGCATGGCGGTCAGATTGTAGCAAGCGGTACACCGAAACAAGTCATGCGTAAGAAAAAGTCTTTGACAGGACAGTATTTAAGTGGTCAAAAATTTATCGAAGTCCCTGAACATAGACGTGAATTGACTGACCGAAAAATTTCGATAAAAGGTGCGAGAAGCAATAATCTAAAAAACATAGATGTTGATATACCGTTATCTGTTATGAATGTTGTGACAGGGGTATCAGGCTCGGGTAAAAGTTCCCTTGTTAATGAAGTGTTGTTTAAGTCACTTGCGAAAAAGATCAATAAGTCTAAAGTCAAGCCAGGCGCTCATGATGCGATTGAAGGTGTTGAAGAAATCGATAAGATTATTGATATCGATCAGTCACCAATCGGTCGAACACCACGTTCCAATCCAGCAACATACACAGGTGTATTTGATGATATACGTGATGTATTTGCTTCTACAAACGAAGCAAAAGTTCGAGGGTATCAAAAAGGAAGATTTAGTTTTAATGTCAAAGGTGGACGTTGTGAAGCATGTAAAGGCGACGGTATTATCAAGATTGAGATGCATTTTTTACCAGATGTGTATGTTCCGTGTGAGGTATGTCACGGTAAACGCTATAATCGTGAAACGTTAGAAGTAACATATAAAGGAAAAAATATTGCAGATATACTTGAGATGACCGTTGAAGATGCAACTAGGTTTTTTGAAAACATTCCTAAAATTAAGCGTAAACTTCAAACCCTTGTTGATGTTGGATTAGGCTATATTACACTCGGACAGCCAGCTACAACGCTTTCAGGTGGTGAAGCACAACGTGTCAAACTCGCATCGGAATTGCATAAACGATCAACGGGTCGTTCGATTTATATTCTAGATGAGCCGACGACTGGACTGCATGTAGATGATATCAATAAACTCTTAAAAGTCATCAATAAGCTTGTTGATAATGGTGATACTGTCGTTATTATTGAGCATAATTTAGATGTGATCAAAACAGCAGACCATTTAATTGATTTAGGGCCTGAAGGTGGTGAAGGTGGTGGCACAATTATAGCCACGGGTACACCTGAAGCAATTGCACGTCATGAATCTTCTTACACAGGTCGTTATTTGAAAGCAATATTAGAGCGTGATCAAAAGCGAATGGAGGCGCAGAAATGA
- a CDS encoding CHAP domain-containing protein — translation MYKMNYAMLFLATFLSHTQWYTLPKDISLIELAHQFATTTQQLQQYNTFKTDQLKARQKVKVPTQDMIVVQPGDTLASILKRHHISKAQLAEWNDHIDTLVPQRLLAKTDVGLAHMINPSLTLPPQSNANGLSRAPHNATKPVINDKTFINTYHNDDAKLTELLKPTILTPVSTVKSPNLYVKGQCTHFVFEERQKRNRPIPNYWGDAKNWLNHAKKEGYNVNHTPEVGAILTSQIGAHGHVAIVKSIALDNSYMIVKEMNWIGEGIVSERKMINPDQYLYIHD, via the coding sequence ATGTACAAAATGAATTATGCTATGCTCTTTTTGGCTACTTTTCTTTCTCATACACAGTGGTATACATTGCCTAAAGATATCTCTTTAATCGAATTAGCGCATCAGTTTGCTACGACTACCCAACAACTCCAGCAATATAACACCTTCAAAACAGACCAATTAAAAGCACGTCAAAAGGTAAAAGTTCCAACTCAAGATATGATTGTTGTCCAACCTGGTGATACATTAGCATCAATATTGAAGCGGCATCATATTTCTAAGGCGCAATTAGCAGAGTGGAACGATCATATTGATACATTAGTGCCCCAACGGCTCCTCGCCAAAACTGATGTTGGATTAGCGCATATGATTAATCCATCATTAACTTTGCCACCTCAATCGAATGCTAATGGACTGTCTAGAGCACCTCATAATGCTACAAAACCAGTCATTAATGACAAAACATTCATCAATACTTACCATAATGATGATGCTAAGCTTACAGAACTACTCAAGCCTACAATACTTACCCCAGTATCAACTGTTAAAAGCCCCAATTTATACGTTAAAGGTCAGTGTACACATTTTGTCTTTGAAGAACGACAAAAACGCAATCGTCCTATTCCTAACTATTGGGGTGATGCCAAAAATTGGTTGAATCATGCAAAAAAAGAAGGATACAACGTCAATCATACACCAGAAGTGGGAGCGATATTAACGTCTCAAATTGGAGCACACGGACATGTAGCTATTGTGAAATCAATTGCACTTGACAATAGTTATATGATAGTAAAAGAAATGAATTGGATTGGAGAAGGGATTGTGAGCGAACGTAAAATGATTAACCCAGATCAATATTTATATATTCATGATTAA
- a CDS encoding YfbR-like 5'-deoxynucleotidase — translation MGVHQYFKRLSDLEKLIRLPGKFKYFEHNVAAHSFKVTKIAQYLGTVEEYHGKEIDWKSLYEKALNHDFAEIFTGDIKTPVKYASSEIKKLFSQVEEEMVDTFIKEDIPKQYQDIYRKRLQEGKDDSIEGQILSVADKIDLLYETFGEIQKRNPEPLFFEIYEMSLETIMQFDHLYAVQDFIDYVIPEMLTERFIPRTELKETTMRILQDRKT, via the coding sequence ATGGGTGTTCATCAGTATTTTAAGAGACTATCAGATTTAGAAAAGTTAATTCGACTTCCTGGAAAGTTTAAATATTTTGAGCATAATGTAGCTGCTCACTCCTTTAAGGTGACTAAAATTGCACAATATTTAGGTACAGTTGAAGAATATCATGGAAAAGAAATTGATTGGAAAAGCCTATATGAAAAAGCACTTAATCATGATTTTGCTGAAATATTTACAGGAGATATCAAGACGCCTGTAAAGTATGCAAGTAGTGAAATAAAAAAACTTTTTTCCCAAGTTGAAGAAGAGATGGTCGATACGTTTATTAAAGAAGATATTCCGAAGCAGTATCAAGATATTTATCGAAAACGTCTCCAAGAAGGAAAAGATGATTCAATAGAAGGACAAATCCTGTCAGTTGCCGATAAAATTGATTTATTATACGAAACATTTGGAGAAATTCAAAAAAGAAATCCGGAACCATTGTTTTTTGAAATATATGAAATGAGTTTAGAAACGATTATGCAATTTGATCACCTATATGCTGTACAAGATTTTATAGATTATGTGATTCCAGAAATGCTAACAGAACGATTTATTCCGCGTACAGAATTGAAAGAAACGACGATGCGTATATTACAAGATAGAAAGACGTGA
- the uvrB gene encoding excinuclease ABC subunit UvrB, translated as MEHYPFKINSNFDPQGDQPKAIAELVKGVKAGKRHQTLLGATGTGKTFTMSNVIKEVGKPTLIIAHNKTLAGQLYSEFKEFFPDNRVEYFVSYYDYYQPEAYVPSTDTFIEKDASINDEIDQLRHSATSALFERDDVIIIASVSCIYGLGNPDEYRDLVVSIRVGMEMDRSELLRKLVDVQYTRNDIDFSRGTFRVRGDVVEIFPASRDELCIRVEFFGDEIDRISEINYLTGEVIREREHFALFPASHFVTREEKMKVAIERIEKELDTQLAKLKSENKLLEAQRLEQRTNYDLEMMREMGFCSGIENYSVHLTLRPLGSTPYTLLDYFGDDWLIMIDESHVTLPQIRGMYNGDQARKNVLVEHGFRLPSALDNRPLKFEEFEEKAHQLVYVSATPGPYELEHTDEMVEQIIRPTGLLDPKIEVRPTKNQIDDLLSEIQERVDKNERVLITTLTKKMSEDLTTYLKEAGVKVNYLHSEIKTLERIEIIRDLRMGTFDVLIGINLLREGIDIPEVSLVVILDADKEGFLRSERSLIQTIGRAARNDKGEVIMYADKITDSMQHAIDETERRRDIQMAHNKKHGITPKTIQKRIHDVISATVETNETNEDNRKEVPQKMTKKERQKTIQNIEKEMKEAAKALDFEKATELRDLLFELKAEG; from the coding sequence ATGGAGCATTATCCGTTTAAAATCAATTCAAATTTTGATCCTCAAGGGGACCAACCTAAGGCAATAGCAGAATTAGTCAAAGGTGTTAAAGCAGGCAAGCGTCACCAAACATTGTTAGGTGCAACAGGTACGGGTAAGACCTTTACAATGAGTAATGTGATTAAAGAAGTAGGAAAGCCTACACTCATTATCGCACATAATAAAACGCTAGCTGGACAATTGTACAGTGAGTTTAAAGAGTTTTTTCCAGACAATAGAGTTGAGTATTTTGTCAGTTATTATGATTACTATCAGCCAGAAGCATACGTCCCATCAACAGATACATTTATTGAAAAAGATGCTTCAATCAATGATGAGATTGACCAACTGAGACACTCTGCGACAAGTGCACTTTTTGAACGTGATGATGTCATTATTATTGCGAGTGTCAGCTGTATTTATGGTTTAGGGAATCCAGATGAATACCGAGATTTAGTTGTGAGTATTCGAGTGGGAATGGAAATGGATCGTAGTGAATTATTACGTAAACTTGTAGATGTTCAGTACACGCGTAATGATATTGATTTTAGTCGTGGTACATTTCGGGTACGTGGAGATGTTGTCGAGATATTTCCGGCTTCACGTGATGAATTATGTATACGTGTTGAGTTTTTTGGTGATGAAATTGATCGCATTAGTGAAATTAACTACCTCACAGGTGAAGTCATTAGAGAGCGAGAGCATTTTGCATTATTCCCTGCATCTCACTTCGTTACACGCGAAGAAAAAATGAAAGTAGCGATTGAACGTATTGAAAAAGAACTTGATACACAATTAGCAAAACTCAAAAGTGAGAATAAATTATTAGAAGCACAGCGTTTAGAGCAACGTACAAATTATGACCTTGAAATGATGAGAGAGATGGGCTTTTGTTCAGGTATTGAAAACTATTCTGTCCATTTAACGTTACGACCATTAGGCTCAACGCCGTACACATTATTAGACTATTTTGGAGACGATTGGCTCATTATGATTGATGAATCCCATGTTACATTACCACAAATTCGTGGTATGTATAATGGTGACCAAGCGCGTAAGAACGTTCTTGTTGAGCATGGTTTTCGATTGCCAAGTGCGTTGGATAATAGACCTTTAAAGTTTGAGGAATTTGAAGAGAAAGCACATCAGCTTGTCTATGTGTCTGCTACACCAGGTCCATACGAGTTAGAGCATACGGACGAAATGGTTGAACAAATTATTCGACCAACTGGATTATTAGATCCAAAAATTGAAGTTCGCCCAACGAAAAATCAAATTGATGACTTGTTAAGTGAAATACAAGAACGTGTTGACAAAAATGAGAGAGTCTTAATTACGACATTAACTAAAAAAATGAGTGAAGATTTAACAACATATCTTAAAGAAGCTGGCGTCAAAGTAAATTATCTACATTCTGAAATCAAGACACTTGAACGTATTGAAATCATTCGCGACTTAAGAATGGGAACATTTGATGTATTAATCGGTATCAATCTATTACGTGAAGGTATTGACATACCTGAAGTATCACTTGTTGTGATTTTAGATGCAGATAAAGAAGGGTTTTTACGTTCAGAGCGCTCACTCATTCAAACGATTGGTCGTGCTGCGCGTAATGATAAAGGTGAAGTGATTATGTATGCGGACAAAATCACAGACTCCATGCAACATGCTATTGATGAGACTGAAAGACGTCGCGATATTCAAATGGCGCATAACAAGAAGCACGGCATTACACCAAAAACAATTCAAAAACGGATACACGATGTGATTAGTGCAACTGTAGAAACAAATGAAACGAATGAAGATAACCGTAAAGAAGTACCGCAAAAAATGACGAAAAAAGAACGTCAAAAAACGATACAAAACATCGAAAAAGAAATGAAAGAAGCAGCAAAAGCGCTTGATTTTGAAAAAGCTACAGAGTTAAGGGACTTGTTATTTGAATTAAAAGCAGAAGGGTGA
- the prfB gene encoding peptide chain release factor 2 (programmed frameshift) codes for MELSEIKRYIERYTLKLEQLRGSLDLENKVTNIQEYEEMMAEPTFWDNQERAQSIIDQNNALKSIVNAYEALEADIEDMDATYELLQEERDEAVQEDLNETVLNFEVRLADFELQLLLDGEHDANNAILELHPGAGGTESQDWTNMLLRMYQRYCEKKGFKVEIADYQAGDEAGVKSVTIVIKGHNAYGFLKAEKGVHRLVRISPFDSSGRRHTSFASCDVIPEFNNEKIEIEINPDDITVDTFRASGAGGQHINKTESAIRITHHPTGIVVNNQNERSQIKNREAAMKMLKAKLYQLEIEQKEKELAEIRGEQKDIGWGSQIRSYVFHPYSMVKDHRTNEETGNVNAVMDGEIEPFIEAYLRSLMK; via the exons ATGGAACTATCTGAGATTAAACGATACATTGAACGTTACACTTTAAAACTTGAACAACTTAGGGGGTCTCTT GACTTAGAAAATAAAGTGACAAACATTCAAGAATATGAAGAGATGATGGCGGAACCTACTTTTTGGGACAACCAAGAACGTGCACAATCTATCATTGATCAAAATAATGCACTTAAATCTATTGTGAATGCATATGAGGCATTAGAAGCTGATATTGAAGATATGGACGCAACTTATGAATTGCTTCAAGAAGAACGAGATGAAGCTGTCCAGGAAGATTTAAATGAAACAGTTCTCAATTTTGAAGTGCGTTTAGCTGATTTTGAATTACAATTATTATTAGATGGGGAGCACGATGCGAACAATGCTATTTTAGAACTGCATCCAGGAGCTGGAGGTACAGAGTCGCAAGATTGGACGAACATGTTATTGCGCATGTACCAACGTTATTGCGAAAAGAAAGGGTTTAAAGTTGAAATAGCAGATTATCAGGCCGGCGATGAAGCAGGGGTGAAAAGCGTGACAATTGTCATTAAAGGTCACAATGCTTATGGTTTCTTGAAAGCCGAAAAAGGTGTTCATCGTTTAGTACGTATTTCACCATTCGATTCATCAGGCCGACGTCATACTTCTTTTGCATCATGTGATGTGATTCCTGAGTTTAATAATGAAAAAATCGAAATTGAAATTAATCCAGATGATATTACAGTTGATACGTTCAGAGCATCTGGAGCTGGTGGTCAACATATTAACAAAACCGAATCAGCAATTCGTATTACCCATCATCCGACTGGTATTGTCGTGAACAATCAAAATGAACGTTCTCAAATTAAAAACCGTGAAGCAGCTATGAAAATGTTAAAAGCAAAGTTATATCAACTTGAAATAGAACAAAAAGAAAAAGAATTAGCAGAAATTCGCGGAGAACAAAAAGATATTGGATGGGGAAGTCAGATACGTTCTTATGTATTCCATCCGTATTCAATGGTAAAAGATCATCGAACAAACGAAGAGACAGGTAATGTGAATGCTGTTATGGACGGTGAGATTGAACCATTTATCGAAGCATATTTAAGAAGCTTGATGAAATAA
- a CDS encoding CsbA family protein translates to MIWYILAAFFPCVLVVIFSTITRNKWIGTIVTLILIGASIYKGFFHDEWIIFLDVVSILAGYIIVDQLEMHKNENFRG, encoded by the coding sequence TTGATTTGGTATATCCTTGCTGCTTTTTTTCCGTGTGTTCTTGTTGTTATATTTAGCACTATTACACGAAACAAATGGATTGGAACAATAGTGACACTCATTTTAATAGGTGCATCGATCTACAAAGGTTTTTTTCATGACGAATGGATTATCTTTTTGGATGTCGTTTCAATATTGGCTGGGTATATAATTGTAGATCAACTTGAAATGCATAAAAACGAAAACTTTAGAGGGTAA